A single window of Gossypium arboreum isolate Shixiya-1 chromosome 13, ASM2569848v2, whole genome shotgun sequence DNA harbors:
- the LOC108462509 gene encoding uncharacterized protein LOC108462509, with translation MGDTMEPLVDDVTKKFTRSISHAKDELQSFRTYLKWMCVDQSNIWTTCLSWFLFIFLGLVVPSVSHFWLACSTCDAKHARPYDSVVQLSLSSVSALSFVCLTRFVKTYGLKRFLFFDKLYVESEAVRKGYTGQLNRSLKIVAVFVLPCFIAETAYKVWWYASGASQIPFLGIVWLSDTVACITELFSWLYRTTVFFLVCVLFHLICNLQVLRLRDFAQVFQIDSDVGSVLSEHLRIRRHLRIISHRYRAFIICCLILITGSQFTSLLITTKATSALNFYKAGELALCSITLLTGLCILLRSATKITHKAQAITCLAAKWHACATLDSLNANEDDMPRSPSVIQSHQPFPHVGTDGESDDGDDLGDEDDIDNNKMIPSYAYSTLSFQKRQALVTYFENNRAGITIYGFVLDRSTLHTIFGLELSLVLWLLGKTIVSL, from the exons ATGGGAGACACCATGGAACCTTTGGTGGATGATGTGACTAAGAAGTTCACAAGAAGCATATCTCATGCAAAAGATGAGTTACAAAGCTTTAGAACATACCTAAAATGGATGTGTGTTGATCAATCAAACATTTGGACAACTTGTTTGTCTTGGTTTTTGTTCATATTTTTGGGGCTTGTTGTCCCATCTGTGTCTCATTTTTGGTTGGCTTGTTCCACTTGTGATGCTAAACATGCAAGGCCTTATGATTCGGTGGTTCAGCTGTCTTTGAGCAGTGTTTCAGCTTTGTCTTTTGTTTGTTTGACGAGGTTTGTCAAGACATACGGTTTGAAACGGTTCTTGTTTTTTGATAAGCTTTATGTTGAAAGTGAAGCTGTCAGGAAAGGATACACTGGTCAGCTCAAT AGATCACTGAAAATTGTAGCAGTCTTTGTTCTTCCATGTTTCATAGCTGAGACTGCGTACAAAGTATGGTGGTATGCCTCAGGTGCTTCACAAATTCCTTTCCTAGGCATTGTCTGGCTCAGTGACACGGTCGCCTGCATTACGGAGTTGTTCTCGTGGCTTTACCGGACGACTGTCTTCTTCCTTGTGTGTGTTCTTTTCCACCTTATTTGCAACCTCCAGGTTCTCCGACTCCGCGACTTTGCTCAGGTTTTCCAGATTGACTCTGATGTTGGTTCAGTCTTGTCCGAACACCTGCGGATCAGGAGGCATTTGAGGATCATCAGCCATCGATATCGCGCATTTATAATATGTTGCCTAATCTTGATCACTGGCAGCCAATTCACTTCTTTGCTTATCACTACAAAGGCTACTTCTGCACTGAATTTTTATAAAGCTGGAGAACTTGCT TTGTGTTCTATAACTCTCCTCACTGGACTCTGTATATTATTACGAAGTGCAACGAAAATAACTCACAAAGCACAAGCTATTACATGCCTAGCGGCAAAGTGGCATGCTTGTGCAACATTAGATTCACTCAATGCGAACGAAGATGATATGCCGAGGAGTCCGTCTGTCATTCAGAGCCATCAACCTTTCCCTCATGTGGGTACGGATGGTGAATCGGACGATGGAGATGACCTTGGTGATGAAGATGACATAGATAACAACAAGATGATCCCATCTTATGCTTATAGTACCCTTTCATTCCAAAAGAGACAAGCTCTAG TGACTTATTTTGAGAACAATCGAGCTGGGATTACAATCTATGGGTTCGTACTAGATAGGAGCACACTCCACACCATTTTTGGCCTTGAGTTATCGCTTGTTTTATGGTTGCTTGGAAAGACCATTGTTAGCCTTTAA